Below is a genomic region from Ictalurus punctatus breed USDA103 chromosome 12, Coco_2.0, whole genome shotgun sequence.
ATCTTCAGAAAATGCTTAAAAGCCcgaataatatataataatccATTTGATTGATTAAATGATTTCGTCATTAATGTCAAATTCATGTAACATCACGCGCAGTGTTACCGGACATGCATGATAATGCGCGCGTGTCGCATCTGAACATCATCTATTTATCTTCACCTGTAATAATGAAATGCAGTGTGTCTCCAGGACATTTTTCTACAGTACATTCAGTTTAATCCGCGTTATTTgcattctgtctgttttttatttttattaccagTTATAGTCTCATGTTAGCAGTTTGGATTTACAGCAACTGTATACCTGTGACACAACGCTCGgatattaacatttaattatGGATggtaagaagaagaaaaaaaaaagccgctgGGAAATCCGGTAATAAGTGGCTGAAAATATTACGAAAaatgttaatatgttaatatacGTTTTCTTTTTACCTAGAAAGTGTTAAGTATTTAAAATAGAAGGATTAGGAGCTTATGGCAATGCGTCAGGTTTCCATCTGCATGTTGTGCACACAAACTTAGGCTATGTGTTAAAAAGAAATGATTCAAGTTCTCCAGAAAAATGCGCATTTAACAAGCAGAAACAGTGCGGTAAATTCAACTTAGTCACTTCAAGTGTTCGTCTTATACACTAGATCATATTTGCGTAGATGTAAAATAAGACTTTATTTTGCGCACGAACTGAAAATGCGCATCGGTTACTCATTTTTCATAGTTAaacatgtaatatttctcaaacaacctctctctctctctctctctctctctctctctctgagagatTACTCTGTATAACTTGAGAATACACATACGGTTCCAATttgagcaacaaaaaaaatcaatgaactTTTCTCTTCAAAAAAATTTCATCTTATTCTACTTCttgatttttttatggatgtttCTGAGTGTTACACACGTTGTCACGTGATCCTGGGGATTAGAAAGGCGCTACATGACCTGaatatacagaaataaatattttaaaaaaacacataaatgaAGAAGAAAGGAGCGGTGCGGTGACGTTTTGTTCTAAATCTGACGTAGTGAAGGAGATGAGTCTAGAAGGCAAATACCCGGATGCACTGAGCATTAATCTAGAAGCAAAATATGGATTTTTAAATTCAATCAGACTTCAATAAATCAAGGTCAAatctgaaatgtaaataaataaaaaaaaaaatacatacatacacaaccTCAGTGGTCATAAATTTCAAAGACACCAAACATACACATTAATagtgtttcatatatatatatatatatatatatatatatatatatatatatatatatatatatatatatatatatagtttagtATAtgatttgtgatttaaaaaaaaaaattttaagaaaAGGGCTCCGGGAGCCGAACATCTATACACACATCTATAATCCCGGACACAGATTCAGCTCACAGCTGAAACTTTTTATAGTGCATGCAAATTTCTCCTCACATTCTGCCATCACGGTTCAGTGTTTCACACAGAAAATGGGATTAAATGTTCATATCTTGGCATCTTCATATACAGCACATGGTGATGAAAAAGGAGCAGAAACAAATACTTAGCGGTTGTGACTACAGGCTTTAAAAACAAAGGTGGCAGACATTTTTTAGAGTGAAAAAGACCAAtttttgtttcctgttttgtgCTGTTGTCAAAAAGAACTAATTAATCATTTCCTACCATAAGAATGTACACTGTGGTGGGAAATTTTCAGTTAATCATAGAACCAACAAGGTGCATCCAGGACCTTCTAGAAGGTCTTCAGGGAATCAAAAATGGCTCTTCTATCATTTCACCCTAAAAGAAATCTGAtacctttattttaaatgttcgTTGCAATAACATTATCACTGTTCAcaatattattacaattattagtagtatttttaaaatgatactaCATTGTCTTCAGAAGTCCATGGTCTGGGGAacagaatttattatttattctccaCTCCTTATCCTGCTTTCCAAATGGATGATATTTTGACGTGTCCACGATAACCATACTGCTCATGTGGAATATTGCAATATAACTGTAGAAATGTGTAGCTGATCATCGGTCTGTGCACAACAGGAACAGAATCATCTCTTGTCTTTAAAGAAGCCTTCGTCCGTGTCACTTTCTTTGATGGTGACAGTTAAAAAGTTTGTTGTCACGTCGGTGATCGTGACCTTCTCCACATTGCTGAAGCAGGGCCTCCATGcgtcctcgtcctcctcctgtTCCGCTTCCTCCTCTGGTTCTCCGAGGATCCGTGCCATGGGGATCTTGGCGATGAGTGAAGgctggtgatgatgatgatgatgatgatgatgatgagggtgatgctgatgatgatgatgttgatgtttgatggcCAGCGTGTCTCCGTGTTTGAATGCTCTGTGATGTCTGATGTGTTTAAGGTACTTGCGGTGGAAATGACTGCTGGCGTGCTCTCGAGTCCTGCACTCGTCACTTGTTTTGGTCCATTCCAACGTCCGACGAGGAAAGAGGAGAGGGTTCTGTCGCTTTTGAGACCTCGCGCTCAGAGCGTCCTCGTCGTCCTCGCCCAGTTCGAGACGTGCCATTTTGGACGGGATGCCCGACATGGACTCGTCCATCTTGCTCTTTTCTGAATGTAGGACACTTGAGTAGCCCTCTCTGAATAGTTTGGGCTTGCGACCACGTTTTTTAGGGATGTGGCCCATCCTGCCTGACTCGGCTCTCTGTGACAGAAGGGGACGATGATCTTGGGTCAGTTCCTGGTGGGCGGGTCGGACGCTTTCGCCCCGGTTTACCGTGCTAGGAGGGAAGATGGTTGGAACGACGCTGCGGAGCCCCTCTCTGGCCCTTGGTGTCACCAGAGGCTCGGGGTTTGGGTAGTTAATGCGGATGCTGCGTGAAGATTCACCGCGGAACTCATAGGACCTCGCTTTGGCTTTGGCCTGAGCCTACAGGGAGATATCTACCAGTTATATATTTACAAACAggacaaacattttaaaacacgtatttaaaaacagtataaatgttaaatatgctTTCATGCACTCTTAAAAAGGTTCTCTAAGGTTCTCACACTCTTGTCTCTGGGGTGGTACCTTTATCATTTGTACCTTTTATATTTTTCACCTGGAAATATAGATATAGtcactaaatattaaaatggACCATAAATCCATAAATGTACAATTCCTTTAAAGAAAAGCTTTAAAGCTACACTACATGCGGCTTTCTAAGTAAACCATACacattaaaggtacaaaacTGGTACACTTGTTGGTACCATCCCtgcaacaaggaaaagtaccATTTATCTACCCTATTTTTTTCGGAGTGTGCATAATGGAGAATTGTTTTGCATCACGAAGAaccatcatatacacacttacGATGGGGAAATAATACAGAGTTCTAATAAAGAAAATGCTTAAAGATCATGGAGACATGCTTTGTACCTATATTTTATTTGGAAaccttaaaaataaatgaagttacatttattcataataAGGAACATAATAAAGTAAAAGATaccagcaacaaggaaaagtgCCTTTATTTCTGAGTGTAGGCCTTGCttttcagaaaaggttccaagtagaaccacTGTTTAAATGCTGATAAAAATGCTGTTTATCTCAATGCTGTAGTAAAGAAGCCTTTCTCACTCTCTACGAATAAAAAGGTACCAAACAGTACATTTGTACCTTTACTGTATGTAAAGGGTTCCTGTAAAGGTAATGTAGACACTAGAGGTGGACAATGTGACCCTTACGAGAAGGAAAAGAAGTTCCCTgtgatgtaaatatttatgatgGGGAAATTATTGTTCATTGTGACACcaagggtttttttcttccaggAACTAATAATGGTTCTTCTACGGCAACCTTTCcgtacacatttatttttatgcttCCATGCCTTCATGAATTCTCCACAATAATAAAACTACATTTATAAAGACATAATTATCATGTGCAGACACTCTGGCTTCGTTCTCAGTTCCTGTACCTTCATCAGGAAGGTCTTGAGTTTCGGTCCTCTCTTCTTGGGCCCGAAAAGTTCTCTTTCACGCTccctggacaaaaaaaaaaggaaaaaaaaaaaaaaaaaaaaaagaagcagccATGCCCACTTGAGAACCAATGAAGTGGAACCACATGACCAACAAAccatgcattttatttcatataattGGTTTACCTTTCCTCAAAAGCAGCAAAAAGCCGAGAGTCCAGAATGTTTTCTTCCGGTTCCCAGGTGCTGTACCTATGAGGAACATGGGGATGTGTTACATTAATTCGCCTGctgcagcatgtgtgtgtgtgtgtgtgtgtgtgtgtgtgtgtgtgtgtgtgtgtgtgtgtgtgtgttttgtatgcaTGTGGTTCTGGTTTGACAGCCAGCCATCGTCGGCATCTTTAAAACAAATCATCCAAAATATGAAAACCCCACAGAGATCGCCATGTCTGTGGTTAAATACTCACTTCTGTGACCAACCTTTCCATTTCACCAGATACTCCATCCGACCCTGCGCCATCACAcatgcaagaaaagaaaaacatttatttgtggtTAGCTCCAAGCCTGCAGAAGCAGCAGTGGCGGTGGTAGTGTTGGTGGAGGCTGAAATGCCAATAACACGTTCACACACGCATGCATTGAGGAAATAATTTCTAAACAACAGCACATTTTAATCGAAAACACAAAACGCACTCTTCTGATCCGCCGTTTGATGATGGATTCGGCGGCGAAGACTCTCTCTCCGACAGCAGACAGCTCCATGTTTTCTTCCCCTGTTAGCTTTAGCCGCGCCAGGCGAGCCtgctgatctctctctctctctctgtctctctcgcgcgctctctctctctttcgggCGATTCGATGCCAGTAAGAATCGATTCTCCGAGCCTATGAATTGGGAACCGAGAATCGACTCCAAAGCTTTGCAGTCGGTTCCAGACGGCACATACGTTTGCGCACACAATGTCAGATTCTTAAATGTAAAGTTcacaacatgcacacacataaaaaaaaactatattagTAATGCTgtcaatattaaaatatattcattcagtcatctaCGTTAACCTCTTTATCCTGACTAGTATAAAGTAGGCTTGACGTTGAACGTTCGAGATTCGCAAATTAAGGGACcttctctaaagttacatacgacactgatatacacgtttctaacctTAATAACATACAGTCTGATTTAGACTTAAagtcataaaaccaactgtaaagtgttcatgtaaGTGTCAGCCATAATGCACAGCCTaattgttttcttcaaaaaatagatgtcctattaatgaaatagtTAAAAGAACTGGTGatacacaaatgttttaatatttcaaacatctTTATTTGTATTCTGCATTTTATGTCTGTCAGCCAACAGATAACTGCCTTGTTGATTCAATCGACATTTTTGTGACAATTTTACGCAATTTTTTGAAAACTGTATAGGGAACTGTgaaaagtttaatttatttatgcataTGTTTAGACAGCTTGTGGATGGGAGCCAAAggaattcaaaattatttacctaGGCAGCATTTCCGGTCAACCTTGTTGAGCTGCTTGTCTGACATAGAAAAGCATGCCACATGGAACCACCTGCAGTGCTGGCATTCAATCTGAAAAAGATTATAGTAATCTTATCAAATTGCTCAGTAATcaattattttctctctctctctctctctctctctctctctctctctctctctctctctctctctctctctctctctctcattcactcactctattacacacagaacacactttTAAACAATATAGTATGCCCATAAAAATTTTGTAATCAATGCTCCATTATAAAGTGTAGatttttattacagaaaaaaaaaaacacattttcttaACATCATACTATAGTGAactacatggcaatatttagaCATGACTTGatagtttatttaaataaatataaaaaaaatctaaaggtAGTGCATTATAactgacacctacatgaacactttacagtaggttttatgactgtaagtcattctcttcaagTCCTATTGAAGTTAGAACCATGTATACcgatgtcgtatgtaactttagagaagGTCCCTTAATTTGTGAATCTCGAACGTTCAACGTCAAGCCAATTTTATGCTAGTTTTATCCTGGCCATAGTGTGGGTGGCTGTAAATACGGGATCCTGGAATGCTAGGTGTGGAGCAAGAATACACCCAGGATGGGACACCACCAgtaggacaccatgcacacattcacttacacactcattcagacCTAGAGCCAAGTTAGTGTCACCAATTGTGGCAGTGTAAGCAGAGGAAGCTGGGGAATGAGGAGGAGAATGTCTGTGTTGCAGCAGGTGCCATTCtggtctcacagctccaggatcaatggttcaatcctgagctcagcttactgtctgtgtggagtttttgtgCATGTTCCTGCTAAGCCCCCAGTttggtttccttcaggttctccggtttcctcccacgtCCCAGTTTGCCCCCAGGTCTGGgaacccatccagggtgtattccagcCGCATGTACAGTGTTCCCGGAATACAAACAAAGCGCCGTATATGTCGAACCAAGAAAATGTCAAGAATGTTAAAGCATCTTA
It encodes:
- the cbx8b gene encoding chromobox protein homolog 8b; this translates as MELSAVGERVFAAESIIKRRIRRGRMEYLVKWKGWSQKYSTWEPEENILDSRLFAAFEERERERELFGPKKRGPKLKTFLMKAQAKAKARSYEFRGESSRSIRINYPNPEPLVTPRAREGLRSVVPTIFPPSTVNRGESVRPAHQELTQDHRPLLSQRAESGRMGHIPKKRGRKPKLFREGYSSVLHSEKSKMDESMSGIPSKMARLELGEDDEDALSARSQKRQNPLLFPRRTLEWTKTSDECRTREHASSHFHRKYLKHIRHHRAFKHGDTLAIKHQHHHHQHHPHHHHHHHHHHQPSLIAKIPMARILGEPEEEAEQEEDEDAWRPCFSNVEKVTITDVTTNFLTVTIKESDTDEGFFKDKR